The Nymphaea colorata isolate Beijing-Zhang1983 chromosome 7, ASM883128v2, whole genome shotgun sequence DNA window tACAAGACAATCACATAGTAAAGCGAAAATAAGAAGAGGTGGAAAGAGCGTGGAAAGATGGtgcggcacagtcacccaactGCCGACGGATGATGGCGCCGTAACCGAAAAGCAAAATGGACATCCCCTGCACCAGATGAgccacaagagagagagagagagagagagagagagatctataAGGTCATTCATGTATAGGCTGTGTAGGCTGTGCAATATTACCTGGTTAGGGTTGAAGCTCGAAATCTAGACCTCGATATCTAAAAATCTAAGCATTGAACTGGGTCTGTTTAGATCTGTTTTTTGTCATCGTCTCGGATCTCCCGATTAAGCTTGATTGATAAGATAAtcttattatattatatgttttaAGAATAATATAATCACAATAGTATGTTAACAGATAATATTTGTCGACTAGGGGATGGGTTGGGTAACGAACAAACTCTTGTACGAGCCAGATTCAACTCAGTTTTTTGGGTCCCTTTGCGAAAGCGAACATGTAATATTaaggcagatttatgaaacatcttcaaaagtgttttatgaatttgtcatATCTTTTtcatagattcatggaacaactATAAACCGTTCTATTTATCAAACGGGCCGAAAGGACCGGCTTGTTCTGGTGAGGCTGAGTGCCCTACCAAAGTGGGTCTAAGTTTAGACAGGCTGGGTCCGATCTGGACTTAGACCATGTGCAGCCTTAAGAATGTACATGCTTAAACAAAAAACGACactataaaaactatttttatacGTTAAGCAATTTAAGTAAAGGAATGCATGTGCATCAATGAACTtaataaataattgaaaatttcgTTCAACCGGTATCTGCTTTATGTAAGAAGATCAAGAATCACTGACATGTCATGGAATCTAGCTATCTGTatatagaaaacaaattttttggGTCCTTGACATCGCAAATCATGTTCCCACTATTTTTTCTGCTTACTGTAAATCCGCCTTGCGCAATTGATTGTATGTGCATTCTGCCGATACATAAATGAAACCCACGCTAGTTTGGATTTCTAATTCTGCCACTTATTAACATCTAGATTCCGTCCACTCAtgtttatatatacaaaaaaaaatctccctCACTTTCCTCACTCTTTCTAGATATATccatatataaagagagagagagagagagagaatttggaTGATTGAGAGGGAAACGATAAGAAAAAAAGtgtgaattaatattaaataactAAAGTGGCTATTacctttgtctctctttttttttcttaaccttCCATCATATAGGATTGGACTTTTCTAATCAAATAATTAgatgattttgaaaaactagAGTAACcattcaatctctctctctctctctctcacacacacacacacacatttaatttctctctctcacacacacattcaatctctctctctctctctctccgaaaAGCTAGTCACCATTCAAATAGTTAGATGATTCCGAAAAGCTAGAGTCACTattcaatctctttctctctctctctctctctctatatatatatatatatatatatatatatatatatatatatatatatatatatatatatatatatatatatatatatatatatatatatatatatatatatatatatatatatagcccatCCTGTAGTTTTCACTCCAAGTGTGATTGCGAGAAGCAAAGGAATGCCCTCAATTTCATTCGCCACTTGGATTTCATCTCCATGTGAAGTTGTCAGTTCCGATGCTCAAGTCTCCTTTCTGCTTCTccattccctttttctcttcttcttctgcatgAACATTGTACAGTTTGTTGCCCAAGTTGATTGGTCTGCTGTGTAGAGCAGTATTTTGGGCAGTCCTTTTTCTGTTTGACTGTTTTCCGTTTATTGGAAGTGTACAATTAACATTGTGATCATTCAATCTTCAATTTTCTACAATTTTAGATGTTGgtacagaaaaaaaatgtgtgcgtatgtgttatatatatatatatatatatatatatatatatatatatatatatatatatatatatatagagagagagagagagagagagagagagagagagagatgagcacAGCAAATGATAATCTCTTACAAAGATCTTAATATAAGCAAGGGGATAATACAATGATCATCTCTCCGCTTAGATTCTGGGCCATGGATCAATGTCAGATTGTCATTCCGGGTAAAACTTGGAAGTCACTCACTGGAGATCAAGGATTCAGacgaaaaagaaaagtagtCCAGATTAGCAACGATCTGGACACAGTTAACAATCAAGAACGCCGTTCATGCCGAGGAGACGCTCGATCTAGCTACCACCTTAGAGCTTTGGTACGCGCAATTCCCGGCGACAATTTCGTTATTACAATAGCTACACGGTGGCCTATCCTGAAGCTAAACGAGATGCTCCAGCCATGGGAGGCCCTAACTTTCGCGATCAAACCAATCCAGTCCAGTTGGTTAACTTTGGCTTCGGAGAGGTGCTTCACTACTATCTTCGAATTACTGTCAGACCACATCAACTTGGCGTCCAATGCAAGCGCCGCGAAGACGCCGTATCGGTTGCACATCATCTCAACCTTCCAGCTGCTGCCCCTCCTCAACGATCTGCAAAAaggaaccttcaacaatttcattcTCTTCCTACACGCAGCAGTTCTCATCCTCCCCCATCTTGAAGCCAGTGGGAGAACAGTGATATCTTGGATCAATCAATTTCCACCTTGTTCCATGATCTTATGGCATAAAtgtcacagagagagagagagagagagagagagagagagagtttgtaaCTTCAATAATCTTAGAAGAAAGTGGAGCTTAGTTGGTTCAGCATAAACTTAACATGGGTATTGTTTCTGTGGATCATATAAACTTCCCTAGCTCAATTTTTTGACATATGCTCAAACTCCATAGAGTTGCAGGGTGAACCCACAAGCAGAAGGTTTTGAACTTGGAAGAACGCATTTAAGACCATAAGCCCCAGCATGACCACAACTCGCAGGGTGAAACCACAAGCAGAACGTTTTGAACTTGAAACTACACATTTAAGACCATGGTCCCTGGCACGACCGCAACAAGCGAGAAAGATACATATATCACAAAATAAGCATTATAGACAGACTATTTAATTGAATTTCTTGACCATGAGACAATGTTCAAAGATGCCAAATGCAAAACAGAAGACTATGTCATTGAATGAAGTCCTTAAGACATCAAGGTCTGAATTTGTgaaataacacaaaaaagaagTGAAAGGTGCTGATAAATTGAGTGCTACGCACCAAAAACAAGAGGTTCAACACATAAAAAGGTGCCGACTTCTTTGGCACCTTAATTACAAAATTTGAGCTTATAGCCTGAAACTTTATTATCAGTCTCCCAGGGAAGATTTGTAGTTCATTCCTCTGCCGGTGGTTTACATGCCGCAAGTAATGACATTTGTCTGCTATAGTATAGCaggataaagaaagaagaaactacCTCTTATGGGATGCAAAGGGAGGGAAGCTTTTTAAGCTCGAGACGTCAAACAACTCCATAAACATCTGATCTGATACACGAGCTTTGGCAGCAGCAAAGCGTTGATATTCATCAAAGATTGATGACAAACACCACCTCTGCAGTTTCCTCAAACAGCCAACAACACAACCTGTGCGATGCTGCAGCAGAAAAGTGCCACTTAATAACACTAACACACGAATTAGCAGATAAACTACCAACAACAAATGCAAAACAAACATAACACAATTAGAATCAAAATGTGAATTAGGTATAGCAGTAATACCTTGCCCCTTTTGCAGTGAATTAAAATGGGGTGATTCCTAACATCTGCATGGCCAAGACAAGCATATTAGTGGCccataaatttaaaacatagaTGACCAGAAAGTTTCCAAGTTTAGTACCAAGAACAACTTTCAGTGCTTCACGGACTGTATCTTCTGGGATGTTCACAAAAGGCTCCTGCATGCAAACAGAGTTCTTTTTTAATAACTGATATTTTTGTTAAACTGCAAAGAGTAGTGCATTTACCCCATCAATAAAGAAGCATCGTAGAGAATGAGCAGCATACCAAAGGACATGAAAAGACATTGAGTAAATCGAAAGATGACCCAGAGAAGCTACAATGAAATAGCGGCATCTGTTTGAATTATCTACTCAAAAAGattaatggagaaaaaaaaatctgaacaaTAACTGCCAAAAGGTTGAAAGACTCTATCCTTAACTCCAGCAGAACTTTGAGTATGGATGATACgtcatcctttttcttcttcttcttcttctttttttttttttttggttgtgctAGGCTAGGGGGAAACCCCTCCAATAGACATATAAACAATTTCCAGCCTCCAGTCAGTAAGTTCCCAGGTGGAGTTAACCATCCAGCTTCGCCCTTGGAGCAAGGGATGTCCCTTGTGGTTTTAATATCTGACTAACTTGATGGCATCTTTAAGTTGCCCTTATTAACGAGCAGAGCATTGGATGAAGCCTGAACATGAAATTTATGTCATGACCCTAATATCTGCTCAACTTGATGGCATTTATGAGTTGTCCTTCGTAAATGAGCAGACCCATTGGGCTAGGAATTATTTTCCTTATCAAGGAGTATATCTCATGGTATGGCTAAACTGCAGAAAAAGCTCCGCAATAGCATCAAGTTAAGGGAAAATTATCAGGGACTACATCATACATGTTACTCCAGACAATAAAAAGTGCAAAGCATACCAACTTACCAAGCCCTTATCTGCTGCATAGAAAAATTGTAGGACCTATGCGTGCAAATAAAAGTTCCTCTCGATCTTACTATAGACAAACAGCAGATTGAACCACTTACAAAATGTTCCTTGTTGGATGGAaaacaaatcatgagaataaCTAATTGCCACTTcccacaagttttttttttcggatTCCAATTACTAATACATGTTGTCTTTATATCGACATGACACCATGAGATTTTGATCAACAGAGACTGCATAACTTAAGACTTTAATAATTGTTCACACCACACAAAGTATCAGTGAAGTTAACTTTTacagttcatttttttaatttacagtTCTCAAGCACATGACAAATGTCATACTTTCTTGCATataaagacacacacacaaacacaaacacaacaaTGCATCAATGCTTAGATGGCTTACGAATTATATATACAGTAATATACATACACGTGTGTTCGTGTGTGTactcaatatatatgtatgcatagtatttatttatttatttatcctAACACATAAAAGATTAGGATGAAAACAAAACTAACCAATCTGGAAATcattttatgaagaaaaattaaCTTACAAAGTTCAATACGGATCTATGGAGAAAGGACCAGCTAAAAAAGTCTTCCCTGTAACTAGTATCTAAATCTAGTCTCAACAAAGATCTGTTTCTGAACAAAACAACGCTAACCACTTTGAAGAAGACAAACTAATTCTGTACATTTTATTGGACAAGAAGGCCAAGGGTTTTACCATTAGTTTTCCAAGGATCCAGAGATATTTTAGCTGGTGACACATTGAACCTTAGAGACAAACATGCCATGACCAAGGACATGATAGTAGTCTTTTAGTTATAGAAAGAGATACTGAGGGAAGTATCAGAGGAAGTAACAGAAAGATTCATCAGTAAATGTCAACAATCTTGACAGATACTGCAGTTTAAGGACCTTCAGGAACTAAATGCTAGAAAGAAACTACTCAGCGTTCCGTTCACTTCAggacaacaaaaacaaatatttaatcATGTCAAGCAAATAACCCCAAAAAGGTGACTGAGGACTTAttaaaagagaagaaagtgtAATCACATCTTACATGGGATAGAAACATTGTTCTTGACATATTTCTAAGATTTCAGCAGTATTATTGTCATTAGAGTTCATAAACCTGGTCATATGATCTGATTACTAAAGTCCAAAGACGGTTTGCCACCAAACAAGTGAGTAGCATCGATTGGGACATGAGCCACAGCATACGAATCATGTCATTGCAAGTTAACTAACAAAAAATGCATCCTGCCAATAAAAATCCGAAAGCAAACGGgatggaacaatgaaaatatcATATGTAATGAAAACAAAACCTTAATAGTTATAAAGAAATCATGGATAGGTATTTCTTCAATTGACAATCTACTGCTTATACTCTATCATGCCAACACTAACCAATGGATGGAATAATAGACCCAAAATTGGCATGGTAAGACTATATAATGGAAGGAGACAAGAGAAGAGCTCCTATCGGTCACAAGTTAGTGTCAACAAAGCTAAATAAGCACGAATTTAAAAGCCAAGGCAGTCTGCCATGAAACCAAATAGATTCAcccttgcaaaaaaaaaaagtgaaggaactagaagaaaaggggaagaaaccagaaaattaTTTCCACAAATGGCCAATGTGGCTGCAATTTTTGAGAAATGCTTCTGTTAGTAATTCATCGTTTCCTAGTTTGCTTAGTGAAATAATGAACTCACAGGGACCCCAAAATCTAGACAAGAACAAGCATGAAGATGTGAAATCAAATAATAGTCCATTATCTATCTATACAAGAACTTATTTGGAGCTTTTCTTTCTTAGGATCAACGGTTATTTGGGAGAAACACATTGTGGTAATGACAAGCATTAAGAAAGGATCACCATTGAGCATTTACAAGGCATGTCTTCAGTACATATATCCTATAAAGACATAAAAACaggttgaaaaattttaaatgctaGTCTACAAAACAAGCAGATGGCTTACATGGCCACTGGCCACTGGCCAGGAAAGTACAGCTAAGTTCAACCAAACTGGACATAATTATGGgcctaaaagagaaaaaggaaaagagatggaGACTGCAGAGACCAACAGAATAGTAGAAGCGGTGGAATTATTAAGGACCGCAATAACTGGTTCTTTCAAAATTATCCAACCATTGCTGAGTAGACCCAATTATCGAAAAAGGCACAACAGGTCCCACAATGAATGATACTCCAGCACCTCACAACCACCAATAAT harbors:
- the LOC116257791 gene encoding tyrosine-protein phosphatase DSP1-like; amino-acid sequence: MRIEKVGGEREMARLQLGYKEGEEMDVGDGGCGEMKELKEVGEGKLVPPLNFAMVDYGVFRSGFPDTANFSFLETLGLRSILYLCPEPYPEANAAFLKAHGIRLFQFGIDGTKEPFVNIPEDTVREALKVVLDVRNHPILIHCKRGKHRTGCVVGCLRKLQRWCLSSIFDEYQRFAAAKARVSDQMFMELFDVSSLKSFPPFASHKRSLRRGSSWKVEMMCNRYGVFAALALDAKLMWSDSNSKIVVKHLSEAKVNQLDWIGLIAKVRASHGWSISFSFRIGHRVAIVITKLSPGIARTKALRW